Proteins encoded in a region of the Stieleria neptunia genome:
- a CDS encoding hydroxypyruvate isomerase family protein, whose product MSSEATPSTPAPSTLRPSVCIDAVFEGVAPRDAIARVKACGIDAFEFWGWWDKDLAEIEEAVAEHQMRIAACCTKFISLVDPASRSAYLDGLGESIEAAKRLGCPTLISQVGDFRPDAGNEAQHDCLVEGLREAAPMLEQSGITLVFEPLNDLIDHVGYYLVRSEQAFAIVDQVASENVKVVFDIYHQQISEGNVIRNATANIGRIGHFHAAGNPGRNELTRGELNYGEIFRAIGETDYDGFVGLEYWPLEEIGAGLKEAASLILGR is encoded by the coding sequence ATGAGCAGTGAAGCCACACCCTCCACCCCCGCACCCTCCACCCTTCGTCCCTCGGTTTGCATCGACGCCGTTTTTGAAGGCGTTGCGCCGCGCGATGCGATCGCCCGCGTCAAAGCCTGCGGAATCGACGCCTTCGAATTCTGGGGCTGGTGGGACAAAGACCTCGCGGAGATCGAAGAGGCTGTGGCGGAGCACCAGATGAGAATCGCCGCTTGCTGCACCAAGTTCATCAGTCTGGTCGACCCGGCGAGTCGCTCCGCCTATCTGGACGGGCTCGGCGAATCGATCGAAGCGGCCAAGCGGCTCGGATGCCCGACCTTGATTTCTCAGGTCGGCGACTTTCGGCCCGACGCCGGCAACGAAGCACAACACGATTGCCTGGTCGAAGGTCTGCGCGAAGCGGCACCGATGCTGGAACAATCCGGCATCACGCTGGTCTTCGAACCGCTGAACGATCTGATCGACCACGTCGGTTACTATCTGGTGCGAAGCGAGCAGGCGTTTGCGATCGTCGACCAGGTGGCCAGCGAAAACGTGAAGGTTGTCTTCGACATCTATCACCAGCAGATCAGCGAAGGCAATGTGATTCGCAATGCGACCGCCAACATCGGTCGGATCGGTCATTTCCATGCCGCCGGGAATCCGGGCCGAAATGAGTTGACGCGGGGCGAGTTGAATTATGGCGAGATCTTTCGCGCCATCGGAGAAACGGATTACGACGGCTTCGTCGGACTGGAGTACTGGCCGCTCGAAGAAATCGGAGCCGGGTTAAAAGAGGCGGCGAGTCTCATTCTGGGGCGCTGA
- a CDS encoding amino acid aminotransferase — MSHRFSVIQTAPPDAILGLTEAFNADPNPDKMNLSVGVYKDENGQTPILKSVKAAEQKILDSEATKGYLSIDGLPEYRADVRNLVFGETLAADRVAVLQTPGGTGALRVAADFMRTQLPKARIWMPNPTWANHPAIFAAAGLSSETYRYLGDDRTSLDLDGMLAALNDNAKPGDAILLHGCCHNPTGIDPTAEDWKQIASVIAEKNLLPLIDFAYQGFGDGIEQDAVGLRTVLEHVDEAIVCTSFSKNFGLYSERVGAVSLVAADVEQCTAALSQLKRVVRTNYSNPPRHGGAIVATILADEQLTRLWKEELETMRLRITRLREQFVETMKSTGSGHDFSFLLRQKGMFSYSGLSPMQVDELKSKHGIYIVGSGRINVAGMSETKMNSFCEAVASVMS; from the coding sequence ATGAGTCATCGTTTTTCCGTCATTCAGACCGCCCCCCCGGATGCGATTCTGGGACTCACCGAAGCTTTCAACGCGGACCCGAATCCCGACAAGATGAACTTGTCAGTCGGGGTCTACAAGGACGAAAACGGGCAGACACCGATCCTGAAATCGGTCAAAGCGGCGGAGCAAAAGATCTTGGACAGCGAAGCGACCAAGGGCTACCTGTCGATCGATGGTTTGCCGGAGTACCGCGCCGATGTTCGGAATCTGGTGTTCGGAGAGACGCTGGCGGCCGATCGCGTGGCGGTGCTGCAGACGCCCGGCGGCACCGGGGCGCTGCGAGTCGCCGCGGATTTCATGCGGACCCAATTGCCGAAGGCACGAATTTGGATGCCCAATCCCACCTGGGCCAATCATCCGGCGATTTTCGCCGCGGCGGGTTTATCGTCGGAAACCTATCGCTACCTGGGTGATGATCGCACGTCGTTGGATCTGGACGGCATGCTCGCTGCACTCAACGACAACGCCAAACCCGGCGACGCGATCCTGCTGCACGGTTGTTGTCACAACCCGACCGGCATCGACCCGACCGCCGAGGATTGGAAACAGATCGCGTCGGTGATCGCCGAAAAGAATCTGTTGCCACTGATCGACTTCGCCTACCAGGGTTTCGGCGACGGGATCGAACAAGACGCCGTCGGTTTGCGAACGGTATTGGAACATGTCGACGAAGCGATCGTGTGCACGTCGTTCTCCAAGAACTTCGGTTTGTACAGCGAGCGGGTCGGCGCGGTTTCGCTGGTCGCGGCCGATGTCGAGCAGTGCACCGCGGCACTCAGTCAGCTGAAACGGGTGGTGCGCACCAATTACAGCAATCCGCCGAGACACGGTGGTGCGATCGTGGCCACGATTTTGGCCGACGAGCAGTTGACCCGACTGTGGAAGGAAGAACTGGAAACGATGCGTTTGCGGATCACCAGACTTCGCGAACAATTCGTCGAAACCATGAAGTCGACCGGCTCGGGCCACGACTTCTCCTTCTTGCTTCGCCAGAAAGGCATGTTTTCCTACAGCGGGCTCAGCCCGATGCAGGTCGACGAGCTGAAAAGCAAGCACGGCATCTACATCGTCGGCAGCGGTCGGATCAACGTTGCCGGCATGAGTGAAACCAAAATGAACTCCTTCTGCGAAGCGGTCGCTTCGGTCATGTCATGA
- a CDS encoding putative sugar nucleotidyl transferase — translation MKLICFEDESVSQLQPITLARPAYAITCASYQLVDWLRLLPGDLTVSIRNYLAPIQSLESNLSAPSRDSVRGEEVLLVNARLVPRVDTLAALKSLCAATVAGVIRCDRSGAILAARLTAKESSLLDSLPPSPADMVEEPASPFQKAARKAVGDLEKPSDDGVVKQLLELTADLPTDSLPISPDDLPAFGWPHEVVAWHMTEMPTAMQWRLARGGYTETADGVFVADGVSIGQYAAVDTKDGPILLDENVKVGPFCLLSGPVYAGRGTRIIEHAALKDGVSLGHTVKIGGEVEASVIEPYTNKQHHGFLGHSYLGSWINLGAGTCNSDLKNTYGKINIEYGNEKIATGMQFLGCIMGDYSKTAINTSIFTGKVIGVCSMLYGFATSNVPSFVNYARLFGQQSLLPAEVMVNTQQRMFSRRKVEQRECDIQLIQDMYKLTIAERDRADHDGF, via the coding sequence ATGAAACTGATCTGTTTCGAAGACGAATCCGTCAGCCAGCTCCAGCCGATCACCCTCGCCCGGCCCGCCTATGCGATCACGTGTGCGAGCTATCAGTTGGTCGATTGGTTGAGGCTGTTGCCGGGCGACCTGACCGTTTCCATTCGCAACTACTTGGCGCCGATTCAATCGCTGGAATCCAACCTTTCCGCTCCCTCGCGGGACTCGGTCCGGGGCGAAGAGGTTCTGTTGGTCAACGCGCGATTGGTCCCACGCGTCGACACCCTGGCGGCCCTCAAGTCACTCTGTGCGGCAACCGTTGCCGGTGTGATCCGCTGCGATCGAAGCGGTGCGATCTTGGCCGCTCGTCTGACGGCGAAGGAATCGTCGCTGCTCGATTCGCTGCCGCCGAGCCCGGCCGACATGGTGGAGGAGCCCGCTTCGCCGTTTCAGAAAGCGGCTCGCAAAGCCGTCGGCGACCTGGAGAAACCCAGCGACGACGGAGTGGTCAAACAACTCTTGGAACTCACCGCCGATCTGCCCACCGATTCGCTTCCGATCAGCCCGGACGACCTGCCGGCGTTCGGTTGGCCCCACGAAGTCGTCGCCTGGCACATGACAGAAATGCCGACGGCCATGCAGTGGCGACTCGCACGCGGTGGATACACCGAAACGGCCGATGGGGTGTTCGTCGCCGACGGCGTCTCGATCGGACAGTATGCCGCCGTCGATACCAAAGATGGCCCGATCCTGTTGGACGAGAACGTCAAAGTCGGACCGTTCTGTTTGTTGTCCGGACCGGTCTACGCCGGACGCGGGACACGCATCATCGAACACGCGGCGCTCAAAGACGGCGTCTCGCTCGGTCACACCGTCAAGATCGGTGGTGAAGTCGAAGCCTCGGTCATCGAGCCGTACACGAACAAGCAACACCACGGGTTTCTCGGCCACAGCTATTTAGGCAGCTGGATCAACCTGGGGGCCGGGACCTGCAACAGTGACCTTAAGAACACGTACGGCAAAATTAATATCGAGTACGGCAACGAAAAGATCGCCACCGGCATGCAGTTCCTCGGCTGCATCATGGGCGACTACAGCAAGACGGCAATTAACACCAGTATCTTTACCGGCAAGGTCATCGGCGTGTGCAGCATGCTGTACGGGTTCGCGACGTCAAACGTCCCCAGTTTTGTCAATTACGCCCGGCTGTTCGGACAGCAATCGTTGCTGCCGGCCGAAGTCATGGTCAACACCCAACAACGCATGTTCTCGCGTCGAAAGGTCGAGCAGCGGGAATGCGATATCCAGCTGATCCAGGACATGTACAAGTTGACGATCGCCGAGCGCGATCGCGCCGACCACGACGGGTTTTAG
- a CDS encoding NIPSNAP family protein, with amino-acid sequence MTFSRSLMFAIAFGWLAATLIVTPDARADVYELRTYKAAEGKLDALNARFRDHTMRLFKKHGIESIGYWVPTDEEASKDTLIYVIKHASREAAAESWKAFIADPEWKKAAAESGVGRLAKPPESVYMEATDYSPEYENAAGDEDDVFELRIYKAREGTLGKLDARFRDHTIDLFAKHGIKSVAYWHPTDEPDSNDTLIYIIEHESADAAKQSWKAFGSDPAWKKAARESGVGGLAQKPESIYMKATDYSPIQ; translated from the coding sequence ATGACGTTCTCTCGATCTTTGATGTTTGCCATTGCGTTCGGTTGGCTTGCCGCCACGCTGATCGTGACACCCGACGCACGAGCCGACGTTTATGAACTGCGGACCTACAAGGCCGCCGAAGGCAAACTCGATGCGCTCAATGCTCGGTTCCGCGACCACACGATGCGGTTGTTCAAGAAGCACGGCATCGAATCGATCGGCTACTGGGTGCCCACCGACGAAGAAGCTTCCAAGGATACGCTGATCTACGTGATCAAGCACGCCAGTCGTGAAGCCGCCGCCGAGTCCTGGAAAGCATTCATCGCCGATCCGGAGTGGAAGAAAGCCGCCGCGGAATCCGGCGTCGGACGATTGGCCAAACCGCCCGAATCGGTCTACATGGAGGCGACCGACTACTCGCCCGAGTACGAAAACGCCGCCGGCGATGAAGACGACGTATTCGAGCTGCGGATCTACAAGGCCCGTGAAGGCACTCTCGGCAAACTCGATGCCCGGTTCCGCGATCACACCATCGATCTGTTTGCCAAGCATGGCATCAAATCGGTCGCCTACTGGCATCCGACCGACGAGCCCGATTCGAACGATACGTTGATCTACATCATCGAGCACGAAAGCGCGGACGCGGCCAAGCAATCCTGGAAGGCCTTTGGGTCGGATCCGGCGTGGAAGAAAGCCGCCCGCGAATCAGGTGTCGGTGGCTTGGCTCAAAAGCCCGAATCGATCTACATGAAGGCCACGGATTACTCGCCGATCCAATAA
- a CDS encoding TolC family protein, translating to MRDPTCKHANRAPILLLACIVTFGNLSVGCSRSKYRLAADQEAYNAIAQRNGDPRWSTVKYDIEPDPRSRYADVYDPDCPPIPIDDPASQQYMRCVDGKKGWQHWYDGGIRAGLENPAWQALLGEYVELADDGAVMLDIDSALRLAYVHSPNHQSQLETLYLSSLDVTRERFELDTQFFGGYDIGYSHNGLITPARLAHDGSRWVIAPPIAETQSNVLAIGTTGQRRALETRRQFATAGTLLTGFANSFVFEFTGPDAGLSASLLNFTFLQPLLRGAGRDIGLEGLTQVERTLLANLRSYAQFRQGFYTQVAIGELGVVGPQRTGRGTSLQVFGGQAQLGGYVGLLRQLQQIRNAEDNLNLQIRTLAQLEALLVAGLIDLVQVDQFRQNVERDRASLLQSRNDFLRSLDQYKAFTLGLPPDLSVDLNDDLIHQFQLVDRAATAIQDTIAELQTRPSELGQDPDPAAIESLRGDVYELVQPLRQNLGNVADDITLTKDSIPLRRRAMDEAAKEAFDREIAELDTGYADLLVQLERIEVEVERMKAGLPRLPDPDELSLRLDEDEDDAAPVADGPDSDSPDSDSTIAELVNPSADATSEIDRTVILLRKMLRLIQGSILVQARARLEAVSVDTIALETEQAFQIALQNRLDFMNGRAALVDDWRQIQIAADALQSVLDFSASGSVQTDRNNPLSFRGSTGSAAVGLRFDAPLTRLLERNQYRESLINYQRSRRALIQSHDSLHLGLRVLLREIEQLRTNLEIQRRAVAIAIRRVDVTGSALYAPVPPPQPGQRSAPFGPTAAINLLSAQSALRDTQNSFLTAWLSYYAAKLRLARELGVMELDLEGRRVASPLPGEVPRLELDTTEFEPLPPPISQALIDAAQLSAEGLIEAVE from the coding sequence ATGCGAGATCCCACTTGCAAACACGCGAATCGAGCCCCGATCTTATTGCTAGCGTGCATCGTCACGTTCGGCAATCTCAGCGTCGGTTGCAGCCGCTCCAAGTACCGTTTGGCGGCTGACCAGGAAGCGTACAACGCGATCGCCCAGCGCAACGGCGACCCGCGGTGGAGCACGGTGAAGTACGACATCGAGCCGGATCCGCGGAGCCGCTACGCCGACGTCTACGATCCGGACTGTCCACCGATCCCGATCGACGATCCCGCCTCGCAGCAGTACATGCGATGCGTCGACGGCAAGAAAGGTTGGCAGCATTGGTACGACGGCGGGATCCGCGCGGGGCTGGAGAACCCCGCATGGCAGGCGTTGCTGGGCGAGTACGTCGAACTCGCTGACGACGGCGCGGTCATGCTGGACATCGATTCCGCACTGCGTCTGGCCTACGTCCATTCGCCGAATCATCAATCGCAGCTCGAGACACTCTACTTGTCGTCGTTGGACGTCACCCGCGAGCGATTCGAATTGGACACCCAGTTCTTTGGCGGATATGACATCGGTTACAGCCACAACGGTTTGATCACCCCTGCGCGACTGGCGCACGACGGGAGCCGCTGGGTGATTGCTCCACCAATCGCAGAAACGCAGAGCAACGTGCTGGCGATCGGCACGACCGGACAGCGGCGTGCGTTGGAAACTCGCCGGCAATTCGCGACCGCGGGAACCCTACTGACCGGATTTGCCAACTCCTTCGTTTTTGAATTCACCGGGCCGGACGCCGGGCTTTCCGCCTCGCTCTTGAACTTCACGTTTCTGCAGCCCCTGTTGCGCGGCGCGGGCCGCGACATCGGGCTCGAAGGCCTGACGCAAGTCGAGCGGACGTTGTTGGCCAATCTGCGATCCTATGCGCAATTTCGACAGGGCTTTTACACGCAAGTTGCCATCGGTGAATTGGGCGTTGTCGGTCCCCAGCGAACCGGGCGCGGCACCAGCCTGCAAGTGTTCGGCGGCCAGGCACAGCTCGGTGGTTACGTCGGTTTGTTGCGACAGTTGCAACAAATCCGCAACGCCGAAGACAACTTGAATTTGCAAATCCGAACGCTCGCCCAGTTGGAAGCGTTGCTCGTCGCGGGGCTGATCGATCTGGTCCAAGTCGACCAATTCCGGCAGAACGTCGAACGCGATCGGGCCAGTTTGCTGCAAAGCCGAAACGATTTTTTGAGATCACTTGACCAATACAAAGCCTTCACGCTCGGATTGCCACCCGACTTGTCGGTCGATTTGAATGACGATCTGATCCACCAATTTCAACTGGTCGATCGCGCGGCGACCGCCATTCAAGACACCATCGCCGAACTTCAAACGCGGCCGAGCGAACTGGGCCAGGACCCCGATCCGGCGGCCATCGAGTCGCTCCGTGGTGACGTCTATGAACTCGTCCAACCGCTTCGCCAAAACCTGGGCAACGTGGCCGACGATATAACGTTGACCAAGGATTCGATCCCGCTTCGCCGCCGCGCAATGGACGAGGCGGCCAAGGAAGCCTTCGACCGCGAGATCGCCGAACTGGACACCGGCTACGCCGACTTGCTGGTCCAGCTGGAACGCATCGAAGTCGAAGTGGAACGGATGAAAGCAGGCTTGCCGCGGCTGCCCGATCCGGACGAACTCTCGCTCCGCTTGGATGAGGATGAAGATGATGCGGCGCCCGTCGCGGATGGGCCCGACAGCGACTCCCCCGACAGCGACTCAACGATCGCCGAGTTGGTCAATCCGTCAGCGGATGCGACCAGCGAGATCGACCGCACCGTGATCCTGCTTCGCAAGATGCTGCGGCTAATCCAAGGCTCCATCCTCGTCCAAGCACGGGCCCGATTGGAAGCGGTCAGCGTCGACACGATCGCCTTGGAGACCGAGCAAGCGTTTCAGATCGCGCTTCAAAATCGTTTGGACTTCATGAACGGGCGGGCGGCCTTGGTCGACGACTGGCGGCAGATCCAAATTGCCGCCGACGCGCTGCAGTCGGTGTTGGATTTCAGCGCCAGCGGATCGGTCCAGACCGATCGCAACAATCCGCTCAGCTTTCGTGGTTCGACCGGCAGCGCCGCGGTCGGCCTGCGTTTCGACGCGCCACTGACGCGTCTGTTGGAACGCAATCAGTATCGTGAATCGCTGATCAACTACCAGCGCAGCCGCCGCGCCTTGATTCAATCGCACGACTCGTTGCATTTAGGGCTACGTGTTCTGCTCCGCGAGATCGAGCAGCTGAGAACCAACCTGGAAATCCAGCGTCGCGCCGTTGCGATTGCGATTCGCCGCGTCGACGTGACCGGATCGGCGCTTTACGCTCCGGTCCCGCCACCGCAACCCGGCCAGCGTTCGGCGCCGTTCGGACCCACCGCGGCGATCAACCTGTTGTCGGCCCAGTCGGCGCTGCGCGATACCCAGAATTCGTTCTTGACGGCGTGGCTGAGCTATTACGCGGCGAAGCTACGCCTGGCGCGGGAATTGGGCGTGATGGAACTGGATCTGGAAGGCCGCAGAGTCGCATCGCCGCTGCCCGGTGAAGTCCCCCGGTTGGAACTCGACACGACGGAATTTGAACCGTTGCCACCGCCAATCAGTCAAGCGCTAATCGATGCGGCACAGCTTTCCGCAGAAGGACTGATCGAAGCGGTCGAGTGA
- a CDS encoding efflux RND transporter periplasmic adaptor subunit — translation MMSLDSPPARRTSSPEPVDGDATGSSLATATKPTRQKRWMLRIILLLSFLGILIGGTVVLPGLPLAPVDGPHLTHTVSRSDLVVSVTEQGTLESSNNTEIKCQIRGFSTIIWVVEGGTVVQPGDELVRLDTKRIEDAIGKHTTDAHMARATYERTKADVAKAEIAIDAYLEGSYKTQRQGLQQQLKIAQSNLETAQKMLGHSEDMFRRGYVSELEVEGNRFTVKQAELELGVRETAVMVLDKYTKEMQLETLQGQLRAQKSKLLADEAGLAMDEGRRDRAIRELDECVITAGRTGLVIYPPSEQWKETPDIAEGKTVRKDQVLLLMPDLMQMQVKVAIHESLIDRIEKGLSATVSLPELTVEGSVKSVATVAAPAGWWTGNVVKYDTIVDLPSVAGLKPGMTAEVEVIMATHQDVLTVPVSAVVETEDESLCWVRTPTGFQRRVVMLGDSNEVFIIVRSGLNEGDEVVLNPLQFVDEAEGEARQRFDDREPGEDRMSVQGDPHV, via the coding sequence ATGATGTCGCTCGACTCCCCTCCAGCCCGCCGCACGTCGTCGCCCGAACCGGTTGACGGCGACGCGACCGGATCGTCGCTCGCCACCGCAACCAAGCCGACGCGACAAAAACGCTGGATGTTGCGGATCATCCTGCTCCTGTCCTTCCTGGGCATTCTGATCGGCGGAACGGTCGTCTTGCCGGGGCTGCCGCTCGCGCCGGTCGACGGCCCACACTTGACCCACACCGTCTCGCGCAGCGACTTGGTCGTCTCGGTCACCGAGCAAGGCACGCTCGAAAGCAGCAACAACACGGAAATCAAATGCCAGATCCGGGGCTTCAGCACGATCATTTGGGTCGTCGAAGGCGGCACGGTGGTCCAGCCGGGTGACGAGCTGGTGCGTTTGGACACCAAACGCATCGAGGACGCGATCGGAAAACACACGACCGACGCGCACATGGCCCGAGCCACCTATGAACGGACCAAGGCCGATGTGGCCAAAGCCGAAATCGCGATCGATGCGTATCTGGAAGGATCCTACAAGACGCAGCGCCAGGGGCTGCAGCAGCAATTAAAAATCGCGCAGTCCAACTTGGAAACCGCGCAGAAAATGCTCGGCCACAGCGAAGACATGTTTCGACGCGGTTACGTCAGCGAGTTGGAAGTGGAAGGCAACCGGTTCACGGTCAAACAGGCCGAGTTGGAACTGGGGGTTCGCGAAACCGCGGTCATGGTGCTCGATAAGTACACCAAGGAGATGCAACTGGAAACACTCCAAGGTCAACTCCGGGCGCAAAAATCCAAATTGCTCGCCGACGAAGCCGGGTTGGCGATGGATGAAGGACGTCGCGACCGGGCGATCCGAGAGTTGGACGAATGCGTGATCACCGCCGGGCGAACGGGATTGGTGATTTACCCTCCCTCGGAACAATGGAAAGAGACACCGGACATCGCCGAAGGCAAGACGGTTCGCAAGGATCAGGTGTTGTTGTTGATGCCCGATCTGATGCAAATGCAGGTCAAGGTGGCCATCCACGAATCGCTGATCGATCGCATTGAGAAAGGCTTGTCGGCGACGGTCAGTCTGCCCGAACTGACGGTCGAAGGAAGCGTCAAATCGGTCGCCACCGTCGCCGCGCCCGCCGGGTGGTGGACGGGCAACGTCGTCAAGTACGACACGATCGTTGACCTGCCGTCGGTGGCGGGACTCAAGCCGGGCATGACGGCCGAAGTCGAAGTCATCATGGCAACGCACCAGGATGTGCTGACCGTTCCCGTTTCCGCGGTGGTCGAAACCGAAGACGAATCGCTGTGTTGGGTTCGGACTCCGACCGGATTCCAGCGTCGTGTCGTGATGCTAGGCGACAGCAATGAAGTGTTCATCATCGTCCGGTCGGGATTAAACGAAGGCGACGAGGTGGTGCTCAATCCGCTGCAATTCGTCGACGAAGCAGAGGGCGAGGCACGGCAACGCTTTGACGACAGGGAGCCCGGCGAAGACCGGATGAGCGTCCAAGGAGATCCGCATGTCTAA
- a CDS encoding efflux RND transporter periplasmic adaptor subunit, which produces MSKWITRGIFTVLFLAILGTAGSLMISASSTDDSGPKLTHTVSRGGMKVTVTEQGVLESSENTEIKCKVRGQNTVIWVIENGTQVQQGDVLVRLDTLEIEDAINERTKYAHWSQSGAEYSKAEVARATLAINEYLEGRYVSELLTLEKDLAVAESNLRTAKNMLAHSKRMSERGYVSELDVEQKEFSLTQAELNLNATKTRIDVLKTYTKQMELETLNGNLKSIKATHAANVERAVLDANRRDQALEEFEHCVVKAEKKGLVIYPSAAAWKNSPDIAEGATVHKDQVLMLMPNLSKMQVKIGIHESVVDRIEPGMHAAVSLPELAMDATVYSIASVAQPTGWWTGNIVKYDCIIQLPSIEGLKPGMSAEVEVVMADYQDVLTIPVSAVLETETETLCWVMVNGKPQRREITLGDSNDVFIIVQDGLREGEEVVLNPLSFVDQAQQAALRTIDETKP; this is translated from the coding sequence ATGTCTAAGTGGATCACACGCGGCATCTTTACCGTGCTGTTTCTCGCGATTCTCGGCACCGCCGGCAGCCTGATGATCTCGGCGTCATCGACCGATGACAGCGGCCCCAAGCTGACACACACCGTGTCCCGCGGGGGCATGAAGGTCACGGTGACCGAACAAGGTGTTCTGGAGAGTTCCGAAAACACCGAAATCAAATGCAAAGTCCGCGGCCAAAACACGGTCATTTGGGTGATCGAAAACGGCACGCAAGTCCAACAGGGCGACGTGCTGGTGCGGCTGGACACGCTGGAGATCGAAGACGCCATCAACGAACGGACCAAGTACGCCCACTGGTCCCAGAGCGGTGCCGAGTACTCCAAAGCCGAGGTGGCCCGCGCGACTCTCGCGATCAACGAGTATCTCGAAGGACGCTATGTTTCGGAGTTGTTGACGCTTGAGAAAGACCTGGCCGTCGCCGAGTCCAATCTGCGGACGGCGAAGAACATGTTGGCGCACTCCAAACGGATGTCCGAACGAGGCTACGTGAGCGAATTGGATGTCGAACAAAAAGAATTCTCATTGACCCAAGCGGAGTTGAACTTAAACGCCACGAAGACACGCATCGATGTGTTGAAAACGTATACCAAACAGATGGAACTGGAAACGCTCAACGGCAATTTAAAATCGATCAAGGCGACACACGCGGCCAACGTCGAACGTGCCGTCCTGGATGCCAACCGACGCGATCAAGCACTCGAAGAATTCGAGCACTGCGTCGTCAAGGCGGAGAAAAAGGGTCTGGTGATCTATCCCTCGGCGGCCGCCTGGAAAAATTCTCCGGACATCGCCGAAGGCGCAACGGTGCACAAAGACCAGGTCCTGATGCTGATGCCCAACTTGTCCAAAATGCAAGTCAAAATCGGTATCCATGAATCTGTCGTGGACCGCATCGAGCCCGGCATGCACGCCGCGGTGAGTTTGCCCGAACTGGCGATGGACGCAACCGTTTATTCGATCGCTTCGGTGGCGCAGCCGACGGGTTGGTGGACCGGCAACATCGTCAAGTACGACTGCATCATCCAGTTGCCATCGATCGAAGGGCTGAAGCCGGGCATGAGCGCGGAAGTCGAAGTCGTGATGGCGGACTACCAAGACGTGCTGACCATTCCCGTCTCGGCCGTTCTCGAGACCGAAACCGAAACACTGTGCTGGGTGATGGTCAACGGCAAACCGCAGCGCCGCGAGATCACGCTCGGCGACAGCAACGATGTCTTCATCATCGTCCAAGACGGACTCCGCGAAGGCGAGGAAGTCGTGCTCAATCCGTTGTCGTTTGTCGACCAGGCTCAACAGGCCGCGCTCCGCACGATCGACGAGACGAAGCCATGA